The sequence ATTGGGAAGGGCAAGTGTTTCGGCCATATTATTTAACTTTTACTGCAACCTGAACATTCATTCCCGCACGTAGCACATAGTCATCTTGTTTGTCATCGGTTAAACTAATTCGAACCGGTACCCGCTGCACAACTTTAACAAAGTTTCCGGTTGAATTATCTGCCGGAATAAGTGAGAATTTGGATCCGGTTGCTGCTTGAATGGATTCCACATTTCCTTCAAAAACTTTTCCGGGATAGGTATCTACTTTAATTTCTACAGGTTGTCCGGGCTTAATGTCTTTCAGTTGGGTTTCTTTGAAGTTAGCTGTTATCCAAAATTTGGAATCATCTACAACTGAAAACAGGGGAGCACCTGCCGCAATTAATTGACCGGGCTGGATATTCTTTTTAGAAATATAACCGGTACATGGAGCGGTAATAAACGCGTAGGATAGTTGAAGTTTGGCAAAATCCAATTCACTTTGGCGTTGCTGTATGGCTAATTCTGCCAAGCGAACTTGTTTGTTTGCACCACTAACATTGGATTGGGATGCTCCGGCCTGATCTTTCGCTGCTGCCAATTGCATTTTGGCTGCATTGGCTTGTTTTTCTGCCGATTCTTTCTCAGCCTTAACATTGTCTAGTTGTTGTTGAGTAGCCGATTTAAGGGAAACTAATTTTGAAATGCGATCAAATTCCTGATTGGCTTTCCAAATTCTTACTTCAGCAGCATCCAGATTGGCTTGGGCGGCTGCAATATTGGCATTGCTTGCTCCGGCAGTAGCACTTGCAGTAGTAACATTGTTTTTAATTACCTCCACATTTGCCTGGGCATTTGCAAGGGCAATCTCCGCTTGTTGCACTCGAATGGCTAAATCTCTGTAATCTAAAATAAGTAAGGTATCACCTTTTTTTACCAATTGGTTTTCAGCGATTCGAATCTGGTCTAAATAGCCACCAACTCTTGACGCAATGGGATAAATATTGCATTCAATTTGAGAGTTTTCGGTGTCTTCATTGTGCATGGAATAGGAAATTTTTTGGTAAGCAAAAAAGATTCCTGCTCCTAGGGCAAGGATGGCGATCACAACGAAAATTGGTTTTTTGTTTTTAGGTGTTTCTTGATTTTGTTCCATGTTTCTAATAGTTCAAT comes from Bacteroidia bacterium and encodes:
- a CDS encoding HlyD family secretion protein, which produces MEQNQETPKNKKPIFVVIAILALGAGIFFAYQKISYSMHNEDTENSQIECNIYPIASRVGGYLDQIRIAENQLVKKGDTLLILDYRDLAIRVQQAEIALANAQANVEVIKNNVTTASATAGASNANIAAAQANLDAAEVRIWKANQEFDRISKLVSLKSATQQQLDNVKAEKESAEKQANAAKMQLAAAKDQAGASQSNVSGANKQVRLAELAIQQRQSELDFAKLQLSYAFITAPCTGYISKKNIQPGQLIAAGAPLFSVVDDSKFWITANFKETQLKDIKPGQPVEIKVDTYPGKVFEGNVESIQAATGSKFSLIPADNSTGNFVKVVQRVPVRISLTDDKQDDYVLRAGMNVQVAVKVK